The Orrella daihaiensis genome contains the following window.
CGAATCGGTCCAAACGGTGACATCAACTCCAGACCGCGAAACGCCTGAATCATGTCTTCTGTGTTGGTGTTTCCAGCTTTCTTGACGCCCTCAGCCAAAGACATAATCGTGGCATAGCCAACCACCGAACCCAAGCGGGGATAATCATTGAATTTCTGCTGATAAGCCTTCAAGAACGCATCATGCTCGGGCGTGTTAATGCCGTACCACGGGTAGCCAGTCACTAGCCAACCATTTGGTGCCTCGTTCTTTAATGGGTCCAAATATTCTGGCTCACCAGTCAACAGACTCACCACTTCGCGTCCTTCGAACAGACCACGCGTATTACCTTCTCGGACAAATTTACCGAGGTCAGCACCGAAAAGGACATTGAAGATCGCATCGGGCTTGGCGTCAGCCAACGCCTGCACGACACTGCCGGCGTCCACCTTGCCAAGCGGGGTGGCTTGCTCGTCGACAAATTCAATATCGGGTTGAGCGGCTTTCATCAAAGCTTTGAAAGTCGCTGCGGCTGACTGACCATACTCATAATTCGGGTAGACCAGCGCCCAACGCTTTTTATTCATGGCGACAGCTTCTGGTACCAGCATGGCTACCTGCATATATGTTGAAGGTCGCAAGCGGAAGGTGTACCGATTGCCGTTATCCCAGGTAATTTTGTTCGTGAGCGGCTCACTGGCCAGAAAAAAGACCTGCTTTTGTTTCGCGAAGTCAGTCAGCGCCAAGCCGATGTGAGACAGGAAAGTGCCGGTTAATAAATCCACCTGATCGCGCGACACCAATTCCTCAGCCACCCGAACCGCATCACCGGGATTAGCGTTGTCATCACGACGAATCAGTTCCACTTGTTTACCCAGCAACCCACCTGACTGATTAATCTGATCAACGGCCAGCTCCATACCCATGCGGTATGGCTCCAGAAAAGCCGGCTGCGCTTTGTAGCTGTTGACCTCACCAATCTTGATCACGCCTTGTGCGCTCGTGATGGTCGCCATACTCAATAACGAAACCGCCACCACCCATTTAAGGGGAGCAAAGTTTTGCAGAAAATTTTTCATCGAAATGTCTCCAGTTTGAACTGCACATCAAATCAAACGCCTGCTGCTTTTTTTATAAACCGTTGGCTTAAAAAGTATTGCACTATTTCAAGCCATCCTCCCCTTTGATTTCACTCACTTGTAATCCGCCAATGCGTGGTAACGGTCGACCACTATCGGTTACAGCGACGGCCACCAGGATCTCGTCAGCCGCTGGAGCATCGGTGACACGCGCCTCAACAGCATCGAAATGACTTCGCACATAGGCAGCGTCTTTATGGCCGAGCGGAACATCAATCGGCGTACCAGGGCCACCGCGCTTTTTAGATGAAGGCACTAAGGCAGCGCCTTTTTCTACAGCTTTGCGCAGGGGCGCACCGAGTTTGGGATGCAAAATCGCGGCTGCGTGTTCAAGCTCGCCGCGCTCGCCCACAATGGCCGCCTTGCCATAACTTTGTGCCTCATGCGGTTTAATCCCCAGTGCCTGAACGCAGCGCTCCCCAAGCAACTCCCCGAGCATCGCGCCCGCGTCCATCAGCATGCTCAAGTCTTGCTCATAGCGTCCTGCAAACGGATTCTGGATCACAGCAACTGCCACCGCTCGACGGGTGGGTGGGGAGATTGTCTGCCCCATTTCAATATGCGTCTCGTCCACACTCACGGTAATTTTTCTGATGACTATGCCTGACATAACGCTTCTTCTCCCATGCTCTGAACAATCTGACTAACGGAGACCACCTGGGACTGACACACCAGAACCACTGACTGCAAAATGCCTGCATCAACATAGTTCTGTGCGACGGCTTTACCACGCGCCAAGGCGACTGCAACTTTTTCAGGGGCCAGACGAGGTACACCTACTGTCACAAGATGATCACCCAAGTCAGTGTCATCTGACAAGAGGTTAGCGGGCCGACGGACAATCAATTCATCTTCAACATCCACTGCATTGGCAATCATCGTGGCACCCGCATCGGCCAACGCCGAACTTTCTGCAAACACAGTGACGCTATCGGCTATACCAAGTGAGTGGCTGCGGCCAGCCCAACCACTGGTCGCCACTCCCCCAATGCCTGTGTCAGCAACA
Protein-coding sequences here:
- a CDS encoding ABC transporter substrate-binding protein, with the translated sequence MATITSAQGVIKIGEVNSYKAQPAFLEPYRMGMELAVDQINQSGGLLGKQVELIRRDDNANPGDAVRVAEELVSRDQVDLLTGTFLSHIGLALTDFAKQKQVFFLASEPLTNKITWDNGNRYTFRLRPSTYMQVAMLVPEAVAMNKKRWALVYPNYEYGQSAAATFKALMKAAQPDIEFVDEQATPLGKVDAGSVVQALADAKPDAIFNVLFGADLGKFVREGNTRGLFEGREVVSLLTGEPEYLDPLKNEAPNGWLVTGYPWYGINTPEHDAFLKAYQQKFNDYPRLGSVVGYATIMSLAEGVKKAGNTNTEDMIQAFRGLELMSPFGPIRYRPEDHQSTMGGYVGKTKNVDGKGVMVDYRYVDGASVLPSAQEVQKLRPAQANK
- a CDS encoding amino acid synthesis family protein; this encodes MSGIVIRKITVSVDETHIEMGQTISPPTRRAVAVAVIQNPFAGRYEQDLSMLMDAGAMLGELLGERCVQALGIKPHEAQSYGKAAIVGERGELEHAAAILHPKLGAPLRKAVEKGAALVPSSKKRGGPGTPIDVPLGHKDAAYVRSHFDAVEARVTDAPAADEILVAVAVTDSGRPLPRIGGLQVSEIKGEDGLK